The genomic DNA tatttttctgagcaaccaaacagaggcaAAAGCAAAGACCTACCTGCTTGGTGGACAAGGTGCAGCTGCGATTGAAGTCGTCCATGAAAGAGAAGGAGCCGTTCGCTTCTAGCGATGCAGCTTGGcgttcttcttcttcctccaccTCCATTCCCACTAgcatcttcatcttctccaaCGCCTGGTTCATCTTGTCCATTTCGTTATTGTTTTCTCACTCCTTTCCTcgagaaaaattggagaatgGAGAAACTGGATCTGAGTGAGAATTAGAGTGAGAAAATTGTCGTTGCTTCAATTCGCAGCAAATTTTCCGAAACAGGGAAGATGatgattaattaattgagtAACGCTAGGGAAACCTATTTCCCTCCCCCACTTATCTATTCCCTTATACGTGGCATTGCCACGTCAATGCCACATtcacaaaacaaataatttacCCCTTGCATTTCCCAATTTACCCCCATCTCTTACTCAAGAGTCAAGGCCACCCCAAGTTTCCAACCTTTGACTACTAAATCGAGAGATCTAATAATTGTTACCACCAAATTAGTGCGATTTATTAATTTGGTGGTCATGATGACTCCAATAACTCTTAAGTGGTGCATTTAGGATGAATGgagaaggaaaagagaagaagaatttGAATCAATGATCTATGTTTTATAAAATGCGGTCAACAGTCAATTGAACTATTTCTTATgaactatttcttttttcttaaagatgACGTGACAGTGTTACATTGCAATGCGACGTTAATAAAATTTTGTCTGAGAGCTTGACATTACAGTGCCACGTCAAAGCGCTTAGAAGGttgaaaatgaacaaaatatcattttgaaattgagaagagcCGACACTTACTTTaagaagggattttttttttttttcaaacaatattACCTCTCTAGAATAACGGATAGGACTGGTTCCTTTCCATTTCGATCCTTCTCGAGTAAAATGAGGGTTTCTTTAGATTTTcctaattattttgataaaaactatTTGGGCTGACGCCTGATTTACATCATGTATAAGCCCATTTGGGAGTTTCGTCAGTAAAGGGAGTAGAAAATATTTATATGATTTGGTTGCCAAAGGCCCAAAAGCTtgcactcaaaaaaaaaaaaaaaaaattaaagtaatatagagataagtaaatttaataatttaattaatattcaaacactTACCAAAATTCCTATGATTTTGCCTCCACGTGTAAACTTTCCAAATCTTGAGTGTTGTTGTTGCAACCATGAGCTTGAATGCATGATATAGCAAATACAGATGTGGGAATAGGATTATCTCCGATTTATTTTGGACTAGAGAATATTCAGCTCTTGGTtagaattttttcttaaaaatcctATAACCACAAATGAGATATCTGTtctactaacaaaaaataataataaaatattatttcatattaaaaaaatatatataaaataaaataataaaataataaggggCGGttgggtggccagaccaccccatttGGGGGCtgaggtggccgaagccacccccaggcccttagggtggtccggccacccccaagggccaaacaattttttattttttttatttttttcagatttggcccttgggggtggcttggggtggtccggccaccctattgccaccccttatttttttattattttattttatattttttttaatataaaataatatttttattattatttttggttagtaggacatgtgtcccatttatggctctaaaatttatttttatgaactggatattcttccGTCTAAAATAGACCGgagagaggatcctgttcccaAATGTGGGATCATCGCAGATAGTAGTGCATTTATTTCAACAAGCATTATCATGTTAACCATAAGTTTATAGAGGTGGAGAAAATGGAAAGCCCACTATCACTATAATCTTCAACCTTTTCCTTTTGGTCAATTCCATTTCTGGGGCAACTCTTTTGTACGTACaatcatttgcatttatctatATATACACTGCTTCCTCTCCACTCCTTATACTACAAACTCCAGTGATCTCTCCCATTAATTTCTTttgggttctttcttttccttaggCCTTGTTATGCTAATGAGATCTCCAAATTTAGTCAAGATGGTTGGTGCCAATTTTCTTTGTGTAGTCTTGCTAGTGGAGATTATAGTAGTGATGAGTGGTCATAGCTATGGAGCAAATGGTCTGAGCATGAACTATTACCTCACGAGTTGCCCATTCGCTGAACAAATTGTGAGAAACACAGTTTTCAGAGCTTTGCAGGCTGACCCTACCCTTGCAGCTGGCCTTGTTAGAATGCATTTCCATGATTGCTTTGTtgaggttctctctctctctctctcttcttcttcttcattttttctttgtgGGATGTGATGAAAACATGATTTGGTTGTAATAGTTTGTTACTAATGATGAtcttagaattaatttttttgtttttgctgtgGATCGAGTAGGGATGTGATGGGTCGGTTTTGATTGACTCAACGAATGATAACACAGCAGAGAAGGACTCCCTTGCAAATTTGAGCTTAAGAGGATATGAAGTTATCGATGCAGCAAAAGAGGAGCTTGAAAGAATGTGCCCCGGCGTAGTCTCATGTGCTGATATTGTTGCAATGGCTGCCAGAGATTCAGTATTCTTGGTATAAATATATGGCCAAATCTTCAAACttaatcttctttcttttttgtttttgtttttgtttttaatgattgagatattgaaaaaagaagtgctgcacatcccaaattttcttttcaaaagttagtttccaaatgatgtgtcactatctcatgagatttattatttttggaagtatgtcaccaactcatgggatagtgacacatcatttgaaaaccaacttttagaaagaaaatttggaatgtgTAACATTTATCTATTGAAAATTGGAACAGGCTGGGGGTCCACTATATGGCATACAAAAGGGAAGGAAGGATGGAAGGAGGTCTAAAGTAGAAGACACATTCAACCTTCCCCCTCCCACCCTCAATGCCTCTCAGCTCATTACCAAGTTTAGGCAGCATGGTTTTAGTGCAGAGGAAATGGTGGCTCTTTCtggtaaatatatatatgtaacacaatttttttttttttttttttttttttttttttacaattccTTGTTCGTCAAgccaaaattattattggattgaATTATTTAGGGGTTAACATGTCGCAATTAATTAAGTTTCTTGTTCCTCTGCCTAAAATCATTCATGTACACGCACTTGAAAGCTTCTAGCTAGTCTTAATTTTTGTGATCTCGAATTATCTTAAAATCTTaatcttataaaaaatgataaatttaattttttaattaatattgaaacGTTTCTCCTCACTTGTGAGAATATTACCCTCCATATTAAATTTCACAGTATCTAACAGTACTATGTATGTGTGCCTAAATTGTCATGccattttaaatgatgtggcacCATATACACTGTTAGATCGATGCTATAAAATCTAACATGGACCATGAAAAAGAGAGGATTTcgacacgtgaaatatttaatggCAATTATACGTAataaattgttaattaattattgagaCATGATTTGAACTCTCAACTCTGGTCTTCTTCCCTTAGCAGTTCCCtttgttttcctttgaaaaaaaatatattcaccATTTATCATCTCAAATATTTAAGTTTATTATACGAATGattgaattttaatattttgacatTGGATTTGCATGCAGGGGCACATACGCTAGGAGTGGCAAGGTGCCGATCCTTCAAAAACCGATTGAGCGGCGTGGATCCGACTTTAGATAAAGACTTTGCAAAGACATTGTCGGAAACATGCAGCTCCGGTGACGATGTGGAGCTTGCCTTTGACACGACAAGGAACAGCTTCGACAATCTTTACTTCAATGCGTTGCAAAGGAAAGCCGGAGTGCTTACTTCTGATCAAACGTTGTACGCCGACACAAGAACCAGAGGCATTGTCAATGGCTTTGCGCTTAACCAAGCCACCTTCTTCCGTCGTTTCCAATGGGCGATGGTCAAAATGGGAACACTTGATGTTAAACAAGGTTCAAGAGGCGAAGTACGAAGAAATTGCCATAAATTTAACTGATATATACTTTCTACCTATCAACTAAATTAATTGTCCATAAAAATTGcctttatataataataatgatggtTTATAGCCTTGTATTATGTTTGGTCTATCGCAATGACGGAACGGGATTCTCTACATTCGGGTTGCATCCAATTTGGACATTCTCTCATGTAGTAGGCTCTATTAATTTTGGGCAAGGAATTGCAGCCAATTCCGATCGTTCAACAATAAGTCAATCTTGGTATGTCAAGTTTTAGTGTACTAGAATTTTGTACCTCTTTATGTGTAAAAAATGTGTGACAAACTCCGTTAATATAAGTAACATGTCATGTTATACTGCGATTGATGCTGATGTGATGCATTAATTGATTCTATCAACTTTTATAAAGGCAACGACctatttgctattttttttggcttgccCCAAGAGtgtttaatcactttttaaacccCAATTAAggccatttctttcttttccagttGAGCTCTCCGTAGTTTCCCGTGTTTGGAGAAGCATCGTAGCTCaaatgcaaaatggatttgATTTAAAGAATGGGATGAACAcgttttttaagctttttacaTACTTTACTAATATATTGTGAGCACAAATAGTTCAATCCCACATCATACACTAATGATAAAATTGAGtactttatataatataatggGATACAAATTTCTACAGTACAAAAGATAGAGAATAACACCAACAAAGACAATTCCTTAATCcatatttatttcacatttttttacaGATAAAGAGGTGCAAAATCCCAATACACTAAAACTTATCGTTAAATTATGGAGATTGACTGCAATTCATTTCCCAAATTGCAGCCTATCGTATGAGAGAGGATCCCGATGGCCCTCTTTCCCAAATTGGCTGCAATCCGAAAGCAGAGAATCTGGGTCTATCATTGCAATCTACGTGACACAATATAGGACTAAAAACCattattatgtattatatatatttatatagcaAATATATAATTACCATGGATACAATAATTTAGTTGATTTTATGGCAATTTTTTCGTACTTCGCCATTTGGAGCGTCTTTAACATCAAGGGCTCCCATTTTGAGCATTGCCCGttggaaagaaaggaagaacATGGCTTGGTTAAGCGCAAAGCCATTCACAACGCCGGAGGTTCTTGAGTCGGCGAACAGCGTTTGATCGGAAGTGAGCACGCCGGCTTTCCTTTGCAGCGTATTGAAGTAAAGATTGTCGAAGCTGTTCCTCGTCGCGTCAAAGGGTTGCTGGGCATTGTCCCCGGAGCTGCATGTTTTTGACAATGTCTTTGCAAAGTCGGCATCCATATTTTGATCCACGTCATTCAATCGTTTTTTGAAATTTACGCACGATGCCACTCCTAGTGTATGTGCCCCTGCGACGTGTAAATCCAAttgtaaaatattaattaaaggttaaaatatggttttttttaaGAGCAAAACAAAGGATTAATAAGCTAATTAAGGggaataattttcaaaaaaaaaaaaaaaaagccagggGAATCGAATAAGTGGTGGGGAGAAGTATATATAGAGTTTGAATCATTTCTCAATAATTTCCCtactattttaatttaatattttatgtgttgagaATGAGTTTAAGCTTGCATATGAGGGGAAATGCtagaataatattaattaaatattaaattaactaTTTCATATAactttaagcttttaagataattggTGATAAAACATGTTATAACCCACATTTTTATCATATAACTATTTTATTATAGTGATGTCAAAAGCCAATCTAcctttgggaaaaaaaaaattaatggttaaTTACCACTTAACATAGCATAGTGAGATAATTATTacataaaaatgtgatttctagcattaagtactcaagtggtgatttaacattcaAGAACATAATAAATAAGgttagaaactacatttttatcaaacaacTACTATACCCGGTTGACATGGTAGTACAAATTAGCtcttaaatctttattttttatttttaactatacCAATCCAAGGCTAATTAGTGGCAGCACAGCTGCATGCCATATAAACAAGGTGAGATGGCGGGTGAGATATATATAGTAGTGTAGTTTTTAATTAGCATCAATGATTTAGGGTAGAGGAACGTACAAGAAACTTAATTAATTGTGACATGTTAACCCCCTAAATAATTCATTCCAATAATTTTGGCTTGAGGAACAAGGAATTGTAAAGAAAAGTACttgttacatatatttataaattaccGGAAAGAGCCACCAATTCTTCGACGGTAAAACCATGCTTCCCGAAAATAGTAATGAGGCCAGAGGCATTGAGGGTGGGAGCGGGAAGGTTGATTGTGTCTTCTATTCTAGACCTCCTACCATCCTTTCTTCCCTTTGGTATCTCATACATTGGACCCCCAGCCTGTTTCAATTATGATCAATATCTCACTCATTATtgcaacaaaaataatatatgtactttttttttgtagaaaaaaaaaagagaagagtgTAATGATAATCTCTTCGCAGTCATAATTTCTTGAGCCTATTTCATACTGAGTGACATAACGGAttgttttaagtggtttttcATATCGATTATGTCAACTCGTATGAAATAAGTGCGGTAAATAAGCGTGAAGAGTTGGTagctttaataaaatttaaaaagaaaagaagattaagtttgaaaatttgttcATGCCCAGATTACTGCATCTCTGGCAGCCATTGCAAGAATATCAGCACATGAGACTACGCCGGGGCACATTCTTTCAAGCTGCTCTTTTGCTGCATCGATAACTTCATATCCTCTTAAGCTCAAATTTGCAGGGGAGTCCTTCTCTGCTGTGTTATCATTCGTTGAGTCAATCAAAACCGACCCATCACATCCCTACTCGATCcacagcaaaaacaaaaacattaattctAAGATCATTAGTAACAAACTACTATAACCAAATCGTGTTTTCATCACATCCcacaaagaaaaaatgaagaagaagagagagagagagagagagagagagagagaacctcaACGAAGCAATCATGGAAATGCATTCTAACAAGGCCGGCTGCAAGGGTAGGGTCAGCCTGCAAAGCTCTGAATACTGTGTTTTTCATAATTGGATCAAGAATTGGGCAACTCCTGAAGTAGTAGTCCATGCTCAGACCATTTGCTTCAAATCTACAACCACTCATCATCACTACTATAATCTCCACCAGCAAGACTACACCAACAAAATTGCCACTAACCATCTTGACTAAATTTGGAGATCTCATAATTAGCAATAACAAGGccgaaggaaaagaaagaacccaaAAGGAAATTGGGAGAGAGAGGTCAGTGGAGTTTGTGGTAGAAGGAGTGGAGAGCAagcaatgtatatatatatatataaatgcaaatgaTTGTCCAAAAGAGTTGCCCTCTGCACAGTGGCGGAGAGAAGAGGGGGCGACCTGGGGGCGGtcgcccctggtaaaaaaaaattaaaaaaaaatttttaagtaattttttggcATAAATTTTTCACTGCCCcaggtgtaaaaaaaaaaaaaaaaacctcctcCATCTGTTTCGGTTTCTTggtttcacattaaaaaaaaaaagtcaagaaatttaatgtttatttatcaatatttggcattttcttGTCATAATCCAAGTACCCAACCGAGTAAGTTGAGAGTAAAGCTTATAATTAAAGCCATTAACGCCTTGATTTGTCTTTGTtataatttaagctttttaattgagatatatctctcattttcatcattttgtttatcttattctaaaatatattgctatttttgttttgtttggtgtGTTTTTTATACTTTGGGATTTTGTCANNNNNNNNNNNNNNNNNNNNNNNNNNNNNNNNNNNNNNNNNNNNNNNNNNNNNNNNNNNNNNNNNNNNNNNNNNNNNNNNNNNNNNNNNNNNNNNNNNNNttttttaaattttttttttttaaattatttaaaaaaaaaaacataaaaaaaaaaagaaaaaggaaaaaaaattgggggtggctcttggccatttggagccaccccttttggccatgggggtggcctggccacccccatctggccggatgggggtggccgagccaccccaatttttttttttttttttttttttgttttaaacacatttttttaattaaaaaaaaaaaaaattaagtaggtgccacgtgtcaacatttgattggtccacatggctttccgttaagtcaactaacggtcaactgacgga from Corylus avellana chromosome ca6, CavTom2PMs-1.0 includes the following:
- the LOC132185819 gene encoding peroxidase 47-like, which translates into the protein MLMRSPNLVKMVGANFLCVVLLVEIIVVMSGHSYGANGLSMNYYLTSCPFAEQIVRNTVFRALQADPTLAAGLVRMHFHDCFVEGCDGSVLIDSTNDNTAEKDSLANLSLRGYEVIDAAKEELERMCPGVVSCADIVAMAARDSVFLAGGPLYGIQKGRKDGRRSKVEDTFNLPPPTLNASQLITKFRQHGFSAEEMVALSGAHTLGVARCRSFKNRLSGVDPTLDKDFAKTLSETCSSGDDVELAFDTTRNSFDNLYFNALQRKAGVLTSDQTLYADTRTRGIVNGFALNQATFFRRFQWAMVKMGTLDVKQGSRGEVRRNCHKFN
- the LOC132184718 gene encoding peroxidase 47-like isoform X1, which translates into the protein MRSPNLVKMVSGNFVGVVLLVEIIVVMMSGCRFEANGLSMDYYFRSCPILDPIMKNTVFRALQADPTLAAGLVRMHFHDCFVEGCDGSVLIDSTNDNTAEKDSPANLSLRGYEVIDAAKEQLERMCPGVVSCADILAMAARDAVIWAGGPMYEIPKGRKDGRRSRIEDTINLPAPTLNASGLITIFGKHGFTVEELVALSGAHTLGVASCVNFKKRLNDVDQNMDADFAKTLSKTCSSGDNAQQPFDATRNSFDNLYFNTLQRKAGVLTSDQTLFADSRTSGVVNGFALNQAMFFLSFQRAMLKMGALDVKDAPNGEVRKNCHKIN
- the LOC132184718 gene encoding peroxidase 47-like isoform X2, producing the protein MRSPNLVKMVSGNFVGVVLLVEIIVVMMSGCRFEANGLSMDYYFRSCPILDPIMKNTVFRALQADPTLAAGLVRMHFHDCFVEGCDGSVLIDSTNDNTAEKDSPANLSLRGYEVIDAAKEQLERMCPGVVSCADILAMAARDAAGGPMYEIPKGRKDGRRSRIEDTINLPAPTLNASGLITIFGKHGFTVEELVALSGAHTLGVASCVNFKKRLNDVDQNMDADFAKTLSKTCSSGDNAQQPFDATRNSFDNLYFNTLQRKAGVLTSDQTLFADSRTSGVVNGFALNQAMFFLSFQRAMLKMGALDVKDAPNGEVRKNCHKIN